The proteins below are encoded in one region of Streptomyces marianii:
- a CDS encoding DUF7927 domain-containing protein: MSGQDLTRDRGRSRGDRSRFLGALAVAAGAAGAAAVTTGFVPAAAALSAPAPDLEITKTASAKRVALGDTLTFTIRATNNGERELPDVRFTDDLGGTLDDAVYDRNARTALGRVAYTEPVLSYSGAIPAGRTATVTYSVTVGGEDGGDGGDGRLGGGLEVQSPRSNCATGTRDARCTATPVAEEIGELGAPRTDFGDEESHDHSLEQGHEDGLDEEDAEDGAQGGPGVPPAPGGPGNAAGAGQAGAPAHGSGAVGQIAAAGHNSERLWLLGGMALALSAAGAIALAATRDRGNH; encoded by the coding sequence GTGTCCGGCCAGGACCTGACGAGGGACCGCGGGCGCAGCAGAGGCGATCGGTCCCGCTTCCTCGGGGCCCTGGCGGTCGCCGCGGGTGCCGCGGGTGCCGCGGCCGTCACGACGGGCTTCGTGCCGGCGGCTGCCGCCCTGTCGGCGCCGGCCCCCGATCTGGAGATCACCAAGACGGCGTCGGCGAAGAGGGTCGCCCTCGGGGACACCCTCACGTTCACCATCAGGGCGACGAACAACGGCGAGCGGGAACTCCCCGACGTGCGCTTCACCGACGATCTCGGCGGCACCCTCGACGACGCCGTCTACGACCGCAACGCCCGGACCGCACTCGGCCGGGTCGCTTACACCGAGCCCGTGCTCTCGTACTCGGGTGCCATCCCGGCCGGGAGGACGGCGACCGTCACCTACTCGGTCACCGTGGGAGGCGAGGACGGCGGCGACGGCGGCGACGGGCGGCTCGGCGGCGGCCTGGAGGTCCAGTCCCCGCGGTCCAACTGCGCCACCGGCACCCGAGACGCCCGGTGCACGGCGACGCCCGTGGCCGAGGAGATCGGGGAGCTCGGGGCCCCCCGGACCGACTTCGGCGACGAGGAGAGTCACGACCACAGCCTCGAACAGGGCCATGAGGACGGTCTGGACGAGGAGGACGCCGAGGACGGCGCCCAGGGCGGGCCGGGCGTGCCGCCTGCCCCCGGCGGCCCCGGCAACGCGGCGGGCGCCGGACAGGCCGGTGCCCCGGCACACGGCAGCGGGGCCGTCGGCCAGATCGCGGCGGCCGGCCACAACAGCGAGCGGCTCTGGCTGCTCGGCGGAATGGCCCTGGCACTCTCGGCCGCCGGCGCCATCGCGCTCGCGGCCACGCGCGACCGGGGAAACCATTGA
- a CDS encoding glucosyl-3-phosphoglycerate synthase yields the protein MLEEVERWLARRSWSVADRPLDRLLSAKQDTTVSVVLPALNEEATVGEIVTAIRRDLMTDAVPLVDELVVVDSGSTDRTAEVAARAGARVVHRDAILPRVPAVPGKGEVLWRSLLATVGDVVCFVDADLKEFSADFVSGTVGPLLTDPEVQFVKAMYDRPLGDAPGQGGRVTELVARPLLNLHWPQLAGFVQPLGGEYAARRSLLERLPFPVGYGVELGLLVDALHTVGLDALAQVDVGVRLHRHQDGQALGRMAAAIYRTAQLRLSRGHLVRPALTQFERGEGGFVPRTHAVDTEERPPMADIAEYASRAGRRNTGAA from the coding sequence GTGCTGGAAGAGGTGGAGCGCTGGCTGGCCCGGCGGTCCTGGTCGGTGGCGGACCGCCCACTGGACCGGCTGCTGTCCGCCAAGCAGGACACCACGGTCAGCGTGGTGCTCCCAGCGCTGAACGAGGAGGCGACGGTCGGGGAGATCGTCACCGCGATCCGGCGCGACCTGATGACCGACGCGGTGCCGCTCGTGGACGAGCTGGTCGTCGTCGACTCGGGGTCGACGGACCGCACCGCCGAGGTCGCCGCACGCGCCGGCGCCCGGGTGGTGCACCGGGACGCGATACTCCCGCGCGTCCCGGCCGTGCCCGGCAAGGGCGAGGTGCTGTGGCGCTCCCTCCTGGCGACCGTCGGCGACGTCGTCTGCTTCGTGGACGCCGACCTGAAGGAGTTCTCGGCGGACTTCGTGTCGGGGACCGTCGGGCCGCTGCTGACCGACCCCGAGGTCCAGTTCGTCAAGGCGATGTACGACCGGCCGCTCGGTGACGCGCCCGGCCAGGGCGGGAGGGTGACCGAACTGGTGGCCCGGCCCCTGCTCAATCTGCACTGGCCACAGCTCGCGGGATTCGTCCAGCCGCTCGGCGGGGAGTACGCGGCGCGGCGCTCGCTGCTGGAGCGGCTGCCGTTCCCGGTCGGCTACGGGGTGGAACTGGGCCTGCTGGTCGACGCGCTGCACACGGTGGGCCTGGACGCGCTGGCGCAGGTGGACGTGGGCGTACGGCTGCACCGCCACCAGGACGGGCAGGCGCTGGGCCGGATGGCGGCGGCGATCTACCGCACGGCCCAGCTGCGCCTTTCGCGTGGGCACCTGGTCCGCCCGGCACTGACCCAGTTCGAGCGCGGCGAGGGCGGTTTCGTCCCGCGAACGCACGCGGTGGACACGGAGGAGCGTCCGCCGATGGCGGACATCGCCGAGTACGCGAGCCGGGCGGGGCGGCGAAACACGGGCGCGGCGTAA
- the thrC gene encoding threonine synthase, which yields MAVQTVATTDSADTVDLGPASGLSCRECGERFALGPIFACEACFGPLEVAYDLPSGDAEELRKRIESGPENIWRYAPLLPVPADVASKPNLNPGFTKLVQADNLARELGVTGGLWVKDDSGNPTHSFKDRVVAQAIEAARAFGFTTLSCSSTGNLAGAVGAAAARAGFRSCVFIPHDLEQGKVVMAAVYGGELVGIEGNYDDVNRFCSELIGDPAGEGWGFVNVNLRPYYAEGSKTLAYEICEQLGWRLPDQIVIPIASGSQLTKIDKGLQELIKLGLVEDRPYKIFGAQAEGCSPVSVAFKAGHDVVRPQKPDTIAKSLAIGNPADGPYVLDICRRTGGAVEDVTDEEIVEAIKLLARTEGIFTETAGGTTLGVAKKLIEAGVIDPALTTVVVNTGDGLKTLDAVAPTTGMSAVIRPNLDSFREAGLV from the coding sequence ATGGCTGTGCAGACTGTTGCCACCACCGATTCTGCCGACACCGTCGATCTGGGCCCCGCCTCCGGGCTCTCCTGCCGCGAGTGCGGCGAGCGCTTCGCCCTCGGTCCGATCTTCGCCTGCGAAGCCTGTTTCGGGCCGCTCGAAGTCGCGTACGACCTGCCGAGCGGCGACGCCGAGGAACTGCGCAAGCGGATCGAGAGCGGTCCGGAGAACATCTGGCGTTACGCGCCGCTGCTGCCCGTGCCCGCCGACGTGGCGAGCAAGCCGAACCTGAACCCGGGCTTCACCAAGCTCGTCCAGGCCGACAACCTCGCCCGCGAGCTCGGCGTCACCGGCGGACTCTGGGTCAAGGACGACTCCGGCAACCCGACCCACTCCTTCAAGGACCGGGTCGTCGCCCAGGCGATCGAGGCCGCCCGGGCCTTCGGCTTCACGACCCTCTCCTGCTCCTCCACCGGCAACCTGGCCGGTGCCGTCGGCGCCGCGGCCGCGCGCGCCGGCTTCCGCTCCTGCGTGTTCATCCCGCACGACCTGGAGCAGGGCAAGGTCGTCATGGCCGCCGTCTACGGCGGAGAGCTGGTCGGCATCGAGGGCAACTACGACGACGTCAACCGCTTCTGCTCCGAGCTCATCGGCGACCCGGCGGGCGAGGGATGGGGCTTCGTCAACGTCAACCTCCGCCCGTACTACGCCGAGGGCTCCAAGACGCTGGCGTACGAGATCTGCGAGCAGCTCGGCTGGCGGCTGCCGGACCAGATCGTGATCCCGATCGCCTCCGGCTCCCAGCTCACCAAGATCGACAAGGGGCTCCAGGAGCTGATCAAGCTGGGCCTGGTCGAGGACCGGCCCTACAAGATCTTCGGCGCCCAGGCCGAGGGCTGCTCCCCGGTGTCCGTGGCGTTCAAGGCCGGCCACGACGTGGTCAGGCCGCAGAAGCCGGACACCATCGCCAAGTCCCTGGCGATCGGCAACCCGGCGGACGGTCCGTACGTGCTCGACATCTGCCGACGCACCGGCGGTGCCGTGGAGGACGTCACCGACGAGGAGATCGTGGAGGCGATCAAGCTGCTGGCCCGTACCGAGGGCATCTTCACCGAGACCGCGGGCGGTACGACCCTCGGTGTGGCGAAGAAGCTGATCGAGGCCGGAGTGATCGACCCGGCCCTCACCACGGTGGTCGTCAACACGGGTGACGGCCTCAAGACCCTCGACGCGGTGGCCCCGACCACGGGTATGTCCGCAGTCATCCGTCCCAACCTGGACTCCTTCCGAGAGGCTGGCCTCGTATGA
- a CDS encoding MoaD/ThiS family protein: MSVNVRIPTILRTYTGGQAEVPAEGATLAEVIADLEKNHTGIAARVLDDQGKLRRFVNVYVNDDDVRFEQGLETATPDGAGVSIIPAVAGG, translated from the coding sequence ATGAGCGTCAACGTCCGCATCCCCACCATCCTCCGCACCTACACGGGCGGTCAGGCCGAGGTCCCGGCCGAGGGCGCCACCCTCGCCGAGGTCATCGCCGACCTGGAGAAGAACCACACGGGTATCGCGGCCCGGGTCCTGGACGACCAGGGAAAGCTGCGCCGCTTCGTGAACGTGTACGTCAACGACGACGACGTGCGTTTCGAGCAGGGCCTGGAGACGGCGACGCCGGACGGTGCCGGGGTGTCGATCATCCCCGCGGTAGCGGGCGGCTGA
- a CDS encoding cold-shock protein, with the protein MAQGTVKWFNAEKGYGFIAVDGGADVFVHYSAIQMDGYRTLEEGQRVEFEISQGQKGPQADMVRVAG; encoded by the coding sequence ATGGCTCAGGGCACCGTCAAGTGGTTCAACGCGGAGAAGGGGTATGGCTTCATCGCGGTCGACGGTGGTGCGGATGTTTTCGTCCACTACAGCGCGATCCAGATGGACGGATACCGCACCCTGGAGGAGGGTCAGCGAGTCGAGTTCGAGATCTCGCAGGGCCAGAAGGGGCCGCAGGCGGACATGGTCCGCGTAGCCGGCTGA
- the groL gene encoding chaperonin GroEL (60 kDa chaperone family; promotes refolding of misfolded polypeptides especially under stressful conditions; forms two stacked rings of heptamers to form a barrel-shaped 14mer; ends can be capped by GroES; misfolded proteins enter the barrel where they are refolded when GroES binds), with protein MAKIIAFDEEARRGLERGMNQLADAVKVTLGPKGRNVVLEKKWGAPTITNDGVSIAKEIELEDPYEKIGAELVKEVAKKTDDVAGDGTTTATVLAQALVREGLRNVAAGANPMALKRGIEKAVEAVSGALLDQAKEVETKEQIASTASISAADTQIGELIAEAMDKVGKEGVITVEESQTFGLELELTEGMRFDKGYISAYFATDMERMEAGLEDPYILIYNGKVSSVKDLLPLLEKVMQSGKPLLIIAEDVEGEALSTLVVNKIRGTFKSVAVKAPGFGDRRKAMLGDIAILTGGTVISEEVGLKLENAGLDLLGRARKVVITKDETTIVDGAGESDQVQGRVNQIRAEIENSDSDYDREKLQERLAKLAGGVAVIKAGAATEVELKERKHRIEDAVRNAKAAVEEGIVAGGGVALLQASQVFEKLELDGDEATGAAAVKLALEAPLKQIAVNAGLEGGVVVEKVRNLTPGHGLNAATGEYVDLIAEGIIDPAKVTRSALQNAASIAALFLTTEAVIADKPEKAAAAAPGGMPGGDMDF; from the coding sequence ATGGCCAAGATCATCGCGTTCGACGAGGAGGCACGGCGCGGTCTCGAGCGCGGGATGAACCAGCTCGCCGACGCCGTCAAGGTCACCCTTGGCCCCAAGGGCCGGAACGTCGTCCTCGAGAAGAAGTGGGGCGCCCCCACGATCACCAACGACGGTGTCTCCATCGCCAAGGAGATCGAGCTCGAGGACCCGTACGAGAAGATCGGCGCCGAGCTGGTCAAGGAAGTCGCCAAGAAGACGGACGACGTCGCCGGTGACGGTACGACCACCGCGACCGTCCTCGCCCAGGCGCTGGTCCGCGAGGGCCTGCGCAACGTGGCCGCCGGCGCCAACCCGATGGCCCTGAAGCGCGGTATCGAGAAGGCCGTCGAGGCCGTCTCCGGTGCCCTGCTCGACCAGGCCAAGGAGGTCGAGACCAAGGAGCAGATCGCCTCCACCGCCTCCATCTCCGCCGCCGACACCCAGATCGGCGAGCTCATCGCCGAGGCGATGGACAAGGTCGGCAAGGAAGGCGTCATCACCGTCGAGGAGTCCCAGACCTTCGGTCTGGAGCTGGAGCTCACCGAGGGCATGCGCTTCGACAAGGGCTACATCTCGGCCTACTTCGCGACCGACATGGAGCGCATGGAGGCCGGCCTCGAGGACCCGTACATCCTCATCTACAACGGCAAGGTCTCCTCGGTGAAGGACCTCCTCCCGCTGCTGGAGAAGGTCATGCAGTCGGGCAAGCCGCTGCTGATCATCGCCGAGGACGTCGAGGGCGAGGCCCTGTCGACCCTGGTCGTCAACAAGATCCGCGGCACCTTCAAGTCCGTCGCCGTCAAGGCCCCGGGCTTCGGCGACCGCCGCAAGGCCATGCTCGGCGACATCGCCATCCTCACCGGCGGCACGGTCATCTCCGAGGAGGTCGGCCTCAAGCTCGAGAACGCGGGCCTGGACCTGCTGGGCCGCGCCCGCAAGGTCGTCATCACCAAGGACGAGACCACGATCGTCGACGGTGCCGGGGAGAGCGACCAGGTCCAGGGCCGGGTCAACCAGATCCGCGCCGAGATCGAGAACTCCGACTCGGACTACGACCGCGAGAAGCTGCAGGAGCGCCTCGCGAAGCTGGCCGGCGGCGTGGCCGTCATCAAGGCCGGCGCCGCGACCGAGGTCGAGCTCAAGGAGCGCAAGCACCGCATCGAGGACGCCGTCCGCAACGCCAAGGCGGCCGTCGAGGAGGGCATCGTCGCCGGTGGTGGCGTGGCCCTGCTCCAGGCCTCCCAGGTCTTCGAGAAGCTCGAGCTCGACGGTGACGAGGCCACCGGTGCCGCCGCTGTGAAGCTGGCCCTGGAGGCCCCGCTGAAGCAGATCGCCGTCAACGCCGGCCTCGAAGGCGGCGTCGTGGTGGAGAAGGTGCGCAACCTGACCCCGGGCCACGGCCTGAACGCCGCGACCGGCGAGTACGTCGACCTCATCGCCGAGGGCATCATCGACCCGGCCAAGGTGACGCGTTCCGCGCTGCAGAACGCCGCGTCGATCGCCGCGCTGTTCCTCACCACCGAGGCCGTCATCGCCGACAAGCCGGAGAAGGCCGCCGCGGCCGCTCCGGGCGGCATGCCGGGCGGTGACATGGACTTCTGA
- a CDS encoding PAS domain S-box protein produces the protein MVIVDDGGTIRLVNAQTEALFGYRRDELLGRPVEILVPNRFRNHHAAHRNGYTHNRQVRPMGAGLELHGLRKDGTEFPVEISLSPLETTDGLLVSAAVRDVSERKAAEERFRGLLEAAPDAMVIVDDGGTIRLVNAQTEALFGYRRDELLGRPVEILVPNRFRNHHAAHRNGYTHNRQVRPMGAGLELHGLRKDGTEFPVEISLSPLETTDGLLVSAAVRDVSERKAAEERFQALYEQQRHVALTLQRSLMGTPPAVRGLDTASRYLPATQGAGVGGDWFDLVPLGAGRVGILIGDVMGRGLEAAAIMGQLRSAAHALAKTGMQPRQLMHSLDAIVAELDGPDQLVTCCYLIVAPDAGEVTVCSAGHLPALVAEPGGGVRSLDAPVSVPLGVGDHLHQQSTVAVAPGSSLILFTDGLIETPAGDIEEQLDALIDALELAFASAPDLETVVDRVLASVLPATEHHHDDVTLLLAQLPAAPLATAATELPAAPSSVSQARAFLAKSLVDWGCAQVSDDAQLLVSEVVTNAIQHGEGPVRLLMRRNSTELTVEVSDHSHHPPQPRLAAADDESGRGLILVETLAGSWGVRSTDDGKTTWFTLHLEPL, from the coding sequence ATGGTCATCGTCGACGACGGCGGAACCATCCGCCTCGTCAACGCCCAGACCGAAGCCCTCTTCGGCTACCGACGCGACGAACTCCTCGGCCGCCCCGTCGAAATCCTCGTCCCCAACCGCTTCCGCAACCACCACGCCGCACACCGCAACGGATACACCCACAACCGCCAGGTCCGCCCCATGGGCGCCGGACTCGAACTCCACGGCCTCCGCAAGGACGGCACCGAATTCCCCGTCGAAATCAGCCTCAGCCCCCTCGAAACCACCGACGGACTCCTCGTCTCCGCCGCCGTACGCGACGTCAGCGAACGAAAAGCCGCCGAAGAGCGGTTCCGGGGGCTGCTGGAGGCGGCACCGGACGCCATGGTCATCGTCGACGACGGCGGAACCATCCGCCTCGTCAACGCCCAGACCGAAGCCCTCTTCGGCTACCGACGCGACGAACTCCTCGGCCGCCCCGTCGAAATCCTCGTCCCCAACCGCTTCCGCAACCACCACGCCGCACACCGCAACGGATACACCCACAACCGCCAGGTCCGCCCCATGGGCGCCGGACTCGAACTCCACGGCCTCCGCAAGGACGGCACCGAATTCCCCGTCGAAATCAGCCTCAGCCCCCTCGAAACCACCGACGGACTCCTCGTCTCCGCCGCCGTACGCGACGTCAGCGAACGAAAAGCCGCCGAAGAACGGTTCCAGGCCCTGTACGAGCAGCAGCGGCACGTCGCGCTGACCCTGCAGCGCAGTCTGATGGGCACGCCACCGGCTGTGCGCGGCCTGGACACCGCGAGCCGCTATCTGCCCGCCACCCAGGGCGCGGGCGTCGGCGGCGACTGGTTCGACCTCGTGCCACTCGGTGCCGGACGGGTCGGCATCCTCATCGGTGACGTCATGGGGCGCGGCCTGGAGGCGGCCGCCATCATGGGGCAACTGCGGTCCGCGGCCCACGCCCTCGCCAAGACGGGCATGCAGCCGCGGCAGTTGATGCACTCGCTCGACGCGATCGTCGCCGAGCTCGACGGGCCCGACCAGCTGGTGACCTGCTGCTACCTGATCGTGGCGCCGGACGCGGGTGAGGTGACCGTCTGCTCGGCCGGGCATCTGCCGGCTCTCGTCGCGGAGCCGGGCGGGGGCGTACGGTCCCTGGACGCGCCGGTCAGCGTGCCCCTGGGCGTGGGGGACCATCTGCACCAGCAGTCGACGGTGGCGGTCGCTCCCGGGTCGAGTCTGATCCTCTTCACCGACGGTCTGATAGAGACACCGGCGGGAGACATCGAGGAGCAGCTCGACGCGCTCATCGACGCGCTCGAGCTGGCGTTCGCCTCGGCGCCCGACCTGGAGACGGTGGTGGACCGGGTGCTGGCGTCGGTGCTGCCCGCCACCGAGCACCACCACGACGACGTGACGCTGCTCCTGGCCCAGTTGCCGGCGGCTCCGCTCGCCACGGCGGCGACGGAACTCCCGGCGGCCCCGTCGTCGGTGTCGCAGGCCCGGGCGTTCCTCGCCAAGTCCCTGGTCGACTGGGGCTGCGCCCAGGTCTCCGACGACGCACAGCTGCTGGTGTCCGAGGTGGTCACCAACGCGATCCAGCACGGAGAGGGGCCGGTGCGCCTGCTGATGCGGCGCAACAGCACCGAGCTCACCGTGGAGGTGAGCGACCACAGCCACCATCCGCCCCAGCCCCGGCTGGCTGCCGCCGACGACGAGTCGGGGCGGGGCCTGATCCTCGTCGAGACGCTGGCGGGCAGCTGGGGCGTCCGCTCGACGGACGACGGCAAGACGACGTGGTTCACACTCCACCTGGAGCCGCTGTAG